The Mugil cephalus isolate CIBA_MC_2020 chromosome 19, CIBA_Mcephalus_1.1, whole genome shotgun sequence genome has a window encoding:
- the ddx55 gene encoding ATP-dependent RNA helicase DDX55, which translates to MDNTTDGTWDSLPVKLNERILETLHELKFTHMTPVQSACIPLFMSNKDVAAEAITGSGKTLAFVIPIIELLLKREEKLKKMQVGALVVTPTRELALQISEVMGQFIEKFPQFTQILLIGGTNPIEDVEKFKEQGANIVIATPGRLEDMFRRKSDGLDLASSVKSLDVLVLDEADRLLDMGFEASLNTILGFLPKQRRTGLFSATQTQELEKLVRAGLRNPVRITVKEKGLAAVAASQKTPSRLSNYYTICRTDEKFNNLVTFLRQHKHQKHLVFFSTCACVEYYGRALETLVKKVTVRCIHGKMKNKRNSIFADFRALKSGILVCTDVMARGIDIPDVHWVLQYDPPSSASAFVHRCGRTARIGNHGNALVFLLPMEESYVNFLSINQKCPLQKMPPITDVVDVLPKVKAMALEDRAMFERGMRAFVSYVQGYAKHECSLIFRVKDLDFAALARGFALLRLPRMPELKGKTFPDFKEAGVDTDTIRYKDKNREKQRRKMLAEQKDKEKTPFPKRNFIKNKAWSKQKTKKERRKKVAAKRKHNEGSDVDDEDMNELLSDTRLLKKLKKGQISEEDFESQITSHGPKAKHKTES; encoded by the exons ATAACTGGGAGTGGGAAGACGCTGGCGTTCGTCATTCCAATCATAGAGCTGCTCCTGAAGCGagaagagaagctgaagaagatgCAG GTCGGGGCCCTGGTGGTCACCCCCACGAGAGAACTGGCCCTGCAGATCAGTGAGGTGATGGGACAGTTCATAGAGAAGTTTCCACAGTTTAC gcAGATTTTACTGATCGGTGGTACTAACCCGATAGAGGACGTGGAGAAGTTCAAGGAGCAGGG GGCGAACATCGTGATCGCGACGCCGGGCCGACTGGAGGACATGTTCAGGAGGAAGTCCGACGGTCTGGACCTGGCGAGCTCAGTCAAGAGTCTGGATGTTCTGGTTCTGGACGAGGCCGACAGGCTGCTCGACATGGGCTTCGAGGCCAG cctgAACACCATCTTGGGCTTCCTGCCCAAACAGAGGCGCACAGGCTTGTTCTCAGCCACTCAGAcgcaggagctggagaagctggTGAGGGCCGGCCTCAGGAACCCCGTCCGGATCACCGTCAAAGAGAAAGGCCTGGCCGCCGTCGCCGCCTCCCAGAAGACCCCGTCCAGACTCTCCAACTACTACACC ATTTGCAGAACGGACGAGAAGTTCAACAACCTGGTGACGTTTCTACGGCAACACAAGCACCAGAAGCACCTGGTCTTCTTCAG CACGTGTGCGTGTGTCGAATACTACGGTCGAGCTCTGGAGACGCTGGTGAAGAAAGTCACCGTCCGCTGCATCCACGGCAAGATGAAGAATAAACGCAACAGCATCTTCGCCGACTTTCGGGCCCTGAAAAG TGGGATCTTGGTTTGTACGGACGTCATGGCCAGAGGCATCGACATCCCCGACGTTCACTGGGTGCTGCAGTACGACCCCCCGAGCAGCGCCAG TGCGTTTGTGCATCGGTGCGGGCGCACGGCTCGCATCGGTAACCACGGCAACGCCCTGGTCTTCCTGCTGCCGATGGAGGAATCGTACGTCAACTTCCTGTCCATCAACCAGAAG TGCCCGCTCCAGAAGATGCCGCCGATAACCGACGTGGTGGACGTGCTGCCCAAAGTGAAGGCCATGGCTCTGGAGGACCGCGCCATGTTCGAGCGAGGGATGAGGGCCTTCGTCTCGTACGTCCAGGGCTACGCCAAACACGAGTGTAGCCTCATCTTCAGGgtcaaag ATCTGGACTTTGCCGCTCTGGCCCGAGGCTTCGCGCTCCTTCGCCTCCCGAGGATGCCCGAGCTGAAGGGAAAGACGTTTCCCGACTTCAAGGAGGCGGGGGTGGACACGGACACCATCCGCTACAAGGACAAGAACAGGGAGAAGCAGAGACGCAAGATGCTGGCggagcagaaagacaaagagaagacgCCGTTTCCTAAGAGGAACTTCATAAAGAACAAGGCCTGGTCCAAACAGAAGACCAAGAAGGAGCGGAGGAAGAAGGTGGCGGCCAAGAGGAAGCACAACGAG GGCTCCGACGTGGACGATGAAGACATGAACGAGCTTCTAAGCGACACTCGTCTCCTCAAGAAGCTAAAGAAAGGTCAAATCAGCGAGGAGGACTTTGAGAGCCAGATAACGAGTCACGGACCaaaggcaaaacacaaaacagaatcataa